A region of the Candidatus Nanosynbacter lyticus genome:
CAGCTTCGTCCTTTAGTCGCTGCATGGCCGCATTGTCTTTGCGCAGGTCAATGCCTTCTTTAGACTTAAAGTCATCCAGGAAGTAGTTGACGATGACATTGTCAAAGTCCTCACCGCCCAGGTGGGTGTCGCCATTCGTCGCCTTCACCTCAAACACGCCATCGCCGAGTTCCAAGATGGAAACGTCGAAGGTACCACCACCAAGGTCAAACACCACGATGGTTTCGTCATTTTTACCTTTTTCCAGACCGTACGCCAGAGCAGCGGCCGTTGGCTCATTGATGATGCGCTTAACTTCCAGGCCAGCGATTTTACCAGCGTCTTTGGTTGCTTGACGCTGAGAATCGTCAAAGTAGGCTGGCACGGTGATAACCGCTTCAGTAACTTTTTCACCCAAGAATGCTTCAGCATCAGCCTTGATTTTGCTGAGGATCATGGCTGAAACTTCTTCTGGCGTGTATTCTTTGTCGCCCATTTCCACGGCCACACCAGTACCTTTTTTAACAATCTGGTACGGCATGATATCGAGGTCTTTCTGGACTTCCTTGTCAGTAAACTTACGACCAATCAAACGCTTGACACCGTAAATTGTATTCTTTGGATTGGTTACACGTTGGCGCTGTGCCACTTGCCCAACCAAGCGTTCACCCTTTTTATTAATCGCCACCACTGATGGCGTGGTACGGTTACCTTCGGCGTTAGCGATAACTTCTGGCTTACCTGCCAGCATGTACGCAAAGGCGCTATTCGTCGTACCGAGGTCAATTCCGATAATTTTACCCATATGATTCCCCTTTCTATTATGATCACATCTGGTTTTTCTTATATCCATTTTAGCACTCTTTTATGTCGAGTGCCAACTATTTCAGTATAAATAATTAGCACTCCCGTGTCAAGAGTGCTAATTCATTTTGTGACGACTAGTTATTTCTCTGATATGTCAGTATTTTCTTTGACATTCGTATGCGGCAGTTCCAATGACTGACGCGTAACTTTAACCATCGAATCACGAATAACGGAGCCATTCAGCGTATAGCCAGCTCGCAACTCCTCAGCAATCACTTCTTTATCACCTTCTGCCTCTTCGTCAAATTGAACCGCCTGATGTAATTCAGGATTAAACGGCGCACCAGGTTTAGCGTTAATTTTCTCGAGGCCGATTTCTTTGAGCTGTTTGTCGAGCTGCTTACTTAGACCAGCCACACCTTTCGCCCAAGCATTATCTGCTAATTCTTCTGGGACATTGGCAGTCGCCCGCTCAATCGTATCAATCACTGGTAATAGTTTCATCACCGACTTGGCCTGACCCATGTTGTGCGCTGACTGTTTTTCTGCCTCGACACGCTTGCGATAGTTCTCGAAATCCGCTCGCGTCCGCTGCAAATCTAGCGTCAGTTCACCCAATTGCTGCTCTAAATCTTCAGTTTTCTTAGTCTTACTTTTCGTCATTTTTTCCTCCTACAACATTTCCTCCAGCATAGCGCCAGTTCGGCGCACCAGCTCCATCGTTCGACGGTAATTCTGCCGCGTCGGACCAATCACGCCGATGTAACTATTATTACTAAACTGTGAACAAAACCTACTAATAATCAACGTCGCACCGGAACTTTTACCAATCGGGTTTTCGCTGCCGATAAATACATTCAACGGCTCATTTGGCACCGCTTCACGTAGCCACCGCTCGATATTATCAATCAGCCGAGCAATCGCTTGCACGTGTCCGCCCTCGATAAATTCCGGTTGACTAAACAACTGCGTCATACCATTCATATACAAATGTTCACCAAACGACGCAAAGCCGAAATTGCCCGTCAACTCCACCAGACTATCAACCGCACTGCGGATGGCTCGGTCAGACTTATCAACATGCGAGTTAACGTGCGCTTCGATCGCTCTCGCACTGCGATCGATGCCGCTTGGTAATTCTGTCATCTGAGCGTCAGTGATGCCATTGACATACACGCGGTATCCTTTATCCGTGGGAATTCGACCGGCGCTGGTGTGCGGCGCCTCAATAAAACCCATCTCTTCCAGCTTGGCCATTTCGCTACGGATAGTAGCACTGGACACGCCGAATAATTTGGCTAACGTGACGCTACCAACTGGCGCGGCAATTTCCGCATATTGCTCAATAATCGCGACAAGAATCGCCTGTTGACGTTCGGTCATGACCTGATTATAACTCATACTTGGCACTCATACAAGTAGAGTGCTAGAGTTTTAGTCCTATCGTCGCTCCGTAAAATAGCGCGCCGCATCTGAGGAAAACAGCATCATAATCATGATATGTACGCCGATTGAAGTTAGCAATAATACAGCTGAAGCATTAATCCTTCCGGTCGTCACCGACAATGATTCAGTAATAATAGCAAGCATTGCCACCGCCAATAGTGAGATGCGCGCTCGATTACTACCCCGAAGCAGTAGCCCAACCAAGATAAACTCCACGATCACCAATAGAATATTCAAGACGGCCATGATTGATAATGCCGTGTTGGCCAGATTGATGTCGATCTGCTCAATATTCGTAACCACCGCCAAGGTTTCCGTCCAGCTAGAAATATCAACCAAGGTTTGACCGACAGCAAACAGCGACGCCAATATCATCAAAACACTGCCAATCAAAATCTGCGGCGGCCGACGACTCCACAGCTCTTCCAGTAGCGTTTCGTGGTTGCGAGGACAGCGGTCATGAATTGTACCGTCCATAATAATCCCAAAACGCTTCAAGGTGGCAATAGGCTTATCAATCCTGACACGACCAACCTCCAGAATAGGCAAATCACCGTCAGTACGAATCAAATCACCGCTCCCATTACGCGAATGATAGCCTGTCGAAAAATCTTTCAAAACTGTTACACGAATATACTTTTCGCTTTTTTTAACAGATTCGATAATGTAGTCTCTTTCAATATCAATATCTTCGTCAATTTTATGCGTCAACTGAAAGGTAAACAACGACAATCCGACACTTTTATCGTAAGAGCCAGCCGCCAACCAATCCACCCGATGACCACCCGGTAGCAGCCAACCATCTGGACAACGCCAGAATCGCACATGATGACGACGCCTTGGATTGCCATCAACTTCTTGTTGGTAAGCAAAATCTTGTCGCCGCCCAAACAAAAAAGCTGGCGAGACTGGGGCGTTAGGATAACTACGCCCGCTTAATACGGTAAGGACCATCTTCCAAGCAGATCGCGGCGTAATGTCATCGGCCAGCACCCAGCCAGCCGCAGTCATAGCCTTATGCAACTTCTCTTCAGACCCACGCACACTCAGGTTGATAGGGTCGCTTAATATGCCGTCGGCAGTTCGGGTTCTACCAATAAAATAATTTGGCACATACATATTGCTCAATATTCTATGTAGACGTGGCAGCGCCAGATAAGAAACAATTGCCCAAACCACAAAAAATAGACCAACCAGCCACCAGCCGCCCGTCGCCAAGCCCTCCCTAAACACCAGCCAGGCTAACCAAAACGACGCCAAGCCAGCAAAAATGAAAAACGATTGATCTAGCAGTATGGTGATGGTTTTTGATGACTGAGAGCCAATAGCTGCTATTTTCTTTGGGGTTTTTATTGAACTCATATCTTAATTATATCATTGAGAAGACCCCGGGCCGCCAAACGAGCTTCGTCGTCCTGGCGCTTAAAAATATCACCCCGTAAAATAATTTCTTCGGTCACCCGAACAGCCCTATCCAAATCGTCATTGATAATCACGTGGTAATATGGCACCTCTAGCGCATAAGTTAGTTCACTAATCGCCGACTGGCGGCGTTTTGGCCATTCGACTTGAAAATCCTCCTCGGTGGCGTAGCGTTTTTTGAGCCGCTCAATCCAAGTTTGATAATCTGGTGGCACAATAAAAATCGCGATACTCTCTGGAGCTAATCGCTCATATTCTTCCACGCCCTGCACGTCAACGTCAGTAATTGCTACACGATTCTGATCATGTGCTAATTTTAGCTCAGCCACTGACGTGCCATAAACTGTGCCGTGTACAAACTTAGCTTCAATAAATTCATTATTTTGTAGCATTTCCTCAGCTATTTTTTGATCAATAAAATGATAGTCGACGCCGTCCTGCTCGATAGATCCATTATTAACCCGCGGCGGACGCGTGGTGTGCGAAACGATGTCGCGAAATTCCGGCAGCTTTAATAATCGTTTTTTTATCGTATCCTTACCAGCGCCAGAAATTCCCGCCAGCAGCGCAATCTTTGTGTCCCGCACTAACTGGATAGTTGATTCGGCTGGCTGATAATTGGTGATTAAACTTTCAATCTCAGACATAATATTTATTTATGATAACTCATCCAACACCAATTGCCAATCAGGAAATTAACCACCCACCAAATCAATTTCTATATAGGAACTAATCCCTCTTCAACATCACCGTAAACGCTTCACTCGGAATGTCAACCTTGCCGAAGCGTTTCATGCGCTTTTTGCCGCGAGCCTGCTTGGCGAGGAGCTTCTTTTTGCGGCTGACGTCGCCGCCGTACAGATAGCCAGTAACGTCCTTACGGTAAGCACCAATGTTTTCACGGGCAATGAATCTGCCACCAATTGCCGCCTGCAACGCCACTTCAAAACTCTGACGCGGTACCACTTCTTTGAGTTTTTTGACAATCTCGCGGCCCAAGCCTGGCGCCTCCGAGCGATGGCACATCACGCTCAGCGCATCAACCATCTCGCCCGCCACATAAAAATCCACCCGCACCAAATCTTCCGGCTGATAGCCCGCCAGCTCATAATTAAATGAACCATAACCGCTGGTCACCGACTTCAATTGATCATAAAAATCCGTCAGCAAATTGGCCAGCGGTGCCGTAAAGGAAATCAGCGCCCGCTCATCGATGTAACTGAGATTTTTCTGCCGACCACGCTTGGCGACAATCAGCTGAATCACCGCACCGATATAGTCCTGCGGCACCACAATTTCGCCGTCAATCCACGGCTCGCGGACCTCAGTAATTTGTGCTGGGTCAGGTAACTCGCTGGCTGATTTAATATCCAGCTCCTCACCGTTCGTCAAACTAACTTGATAATCAGTACTCGGATTGGTGACAATGAGATCCAAATTATATTCGCGCTCCAGCCGCTCACGAATGATGTCCATATGAAGTAGCCCAAGAAAACCGATCCGCACGCCGTAGCCCAGCACT
Encoded here:
- a CDS encoding GTP-binding protein LepA gives rise to the protein MTENIVIQPLPGYKEVKPFVYAGFFPVSNEDYNDLKEAIEKLSLSDSALQFEPENSPVLGYGVRIGFLGLLHMDIIRERLEREYNLDLIVTNPSTDYQVSLTNGEELDIKSASELPDPAQITEVREPWIDGEIVVPQDYIGAVIQLIVAKRGRQKNLSYIDERALISFTAPLANLLTDFYDQLKSVTSGYGSFNYELAGYQPEDLVRVDFYVAGEMVDALSVMCHRSEAPGLGREIVKKLKEVVPRQSFEVALQAAIGGRFIARENIGAYRKDVTGYLYGGDVSRKKKLLAKQARGKKRMKRFGKVDIPSEAFTVMLKRD
- a CDS encoding nucleotide exchange factor GrpE, translated to MTKSKTKKTEDLEQQLGELTLDLQRTRADFENYRKRVEAEKQSAHNMGQAKSVMKLLPVIDTIERATANVPEELADNAWAKGVAGLSKQLDKQLKEIGLEKINAKPGAPFNPELHQAVQFDEEAEGDKEVIAEELRAGYTLNGSVIRDSMVKVTRQSLELPHTNVKENTDISEK
- a CDS encoding guanylate kinase encodes the protein MSEIESLITNYQPAESTIQLVRDTKIALLAGISGAGKDTIKKRLLKLPEFRDIVSHTTRPPRVNNGSIEQDGVDYHFIDQKIAEEMLQNNEFIEAKFVHGTVYGTSVAELKLAHDQNRVAITDVDVQGVEEYERLAPESIAIFIVPPDYQTWIERLKKRYATEEDFQVEWPKRRQSAISELTYALEVPYYHVIINDDLDRAVRVTEEIILRGDIFKRQDDEARLAARGLLNDIIKI
- a CDS encoding LssY C-terminal domain-containing protein, with amino-acid sequence MSSIKTPKKIAAIGSQSSKTITILLDQSFFIFAGLASFWLAWLVFREGLATGGWWLVGLFFVVWAIVSYLALPRLHRILSNMYVPNYFIGRTRTADGILSDPINLSVRGSEEKLHKAMTAAGWVLADDITPRSAWKMVLTVLSGRSYPNAPVSPAFLFGRRQDFAYQQEVDGNPRRRHHVRFWRCPDGWLLPGGHRVDWLAAGSYDKSVGLSLFTFQLTHKIDEDIDIERDYIIESVKKSEKYIRVTVLKDFSTGYHSRNGSGDLIRTDGDLPILEVGRVRIDKPIATLKRFGIIMDGTIHDRCPRNHETLLEELWSRRPPQILIGSVLMILASLFAVGQTLVDISSWTETLAVVTNIEQIDINLANTALSIMAVLNILLVIVEFILVGLLLRGSNRARISLLAVAMLAIITESLSVTTGRINASAVLLLTSIGVHIMIMMLFSSDAARYFTERR